The Anoplopoma fimbria isolate UVic2021 breed Golden Eagle Sablefish chromosome 1, Afim_UVic_2022, whole genome shotgun sequence region ttttactaaaATCTGTACGtgcctcatttgtttttatcagaTGCAGACAGAAGAACTAACCCAGATGAGTCTGCTTGGCCTAAGTACAGGTcctgatgttaaaaaaagaaaagactatATTATGCAAGGCGTTATGGCTTTGCCTACTCTCTCAGCTCTTCTTCACCGTTTTGTGGACTACAGACCAAGTACAGCTGTACTTGGAAAAGATGTCGGGTTTTTTTGTTGGCAGTAGAAGAAGTTCTTTGTGGATCAGACCACAGTAACTTTACACCGGACTGTCTGGCAAAGGTATGAATCTAGAAATAGTTGAGTATCGCCTGTCTGTCCAGAGCTCAGAGATTCAGGAAGTATTCTACCAGGAAACACTCCAGGAATATAGTGAAGATTATATTCATCGCAAACAGAACAGAAGTTTAGTTTGTTGAGTTTTATGTAGAACCATTATTACATCATAGCTTCAAGGGCTATACAGCAGTATTTTTATTACTACAGGTTACTGAAGTCCGGGCTGAAACAGGCTTCCAAACTGATTTTATCAGTACACagtttttaatgactttctgcAGTTTTTAGGTGAGAATGCTGCTCTCCATTATGACAAATATGACACCGGAAATAAAAGGGTCTATACTCTATGCAATGCATGTTTAGTTCTTTATAGGACACTTTGTGGCACAATGGCTGAGTTGATATGCCAATAATCTTGGGAGATGAGAAAAAGCTTTTTAAGtacagaacatttaaatgaagcATGACACTAAAGCATTTGCTGTGATCCCACTTTGTGATATTTGTTGTCAAATGCATCCAAAATCTCTGTTTGTTGATATTGATAAGTGCCTTATTTTAAAGCTTACAGGTttgatgtttttgatgaaaatgttttaactttttacaCAGTTTGCTATACACCCGACCAAATTTTGGATTTCACTTTGTGGACTTTTTTGAATACCcacatttgtttgtctgtttgatcGCCAGTGAAatatattgtgacatttttggttACATAGTCATCGCCCGATCTCCTCTATTTGTATATTTTGCACCTTTCATTAACACAGTGTTTACTGCGCTGCTGTGTTGTTATGACAGTGGTTTGACCCATATTCTCATCTGgaatgtattttatatcttttCTTAATTGGACCTTAATAATCCTGATTTCCTTATCAAATCTGTTGTAAATGATGGAACAGCTCCCTCAGTTAAAACCTAAAAAATACTCATCATCGTTTAAGCTTTCCACTGTCATAACACAGGTAGCGGTCAGACCTTTGGCCAATTATGgtacacaaaaatacacttCAGTGTCGCATCTGGTTACAATAATGgcctttgtgttttgttgttgttgttttttattagaatgtttgttgtttgtcttttttgtacatttaatcTATTTAAAGCATGTATCAATCAGTAAGAAAGTGAGTCCTTGTGAAAAAATGCAGATAGGAAATGATATTCATTTTGACTTGGAAGGTGCAAACTGAGGTTTTACAATCTAAGACTACATGTATCAAATCAATTATTATGGTAATTTACAAATACAGTAGGTCGCCCCCTGTTAATAAGTGTTAAGGCCATCTGTTCCCAGTGGAGTAGATTATTGAATGGCTCGGACAAGTAAGTTTTAGTCTGAATTTTACTGAAATTTAAATGAGTAGTTAGGGGTAAAGGGAAATTTGTCTTATATGTAAAATATGGTAGCCTGCATTTGTTTATATGAGCCATTTCTTACCAAAGTATGTTGACATTAAAGCCTCAATGGGCGTATGCACATTTGTACCCATTTCTTTGTAGCCTGGGATACATTTTATGCTCTCTTCTACCTGACACATATGACTCCAGATTTAACCAAAGATAATGTATTTTGATCAACTTTCTGATATTTGTGAAAGGGAACGTTTGTGTCTGTCATTCAAGGttcttgttttctcatttttgtattcaaatgcattctattttttatatttcataataatgcaataaactacatttacagAAAGGGGTTGGCTTCTGTTATGACTGTTGGGAGCTATGAATTATTGTAAGCAATAAAACTATTTGTGTGAGGATTATGCTTCTAATTTGGCAAGAAAATTTTAttcaaatgctttttctttctgcattgCAAAACCATCATACTCTCTCTATGGGTGAATGGCAGCACAATAGCAAATCCTAaatgtgtgtgagggtgtgcaTGCTTGTTTGTACAAGAGAAGGAGGGGTGCATGGTGTGTTGTTATAACCCTGATGGTTTCAGGTTACCTGTGATACAGTTCTGCCTGTGCATGATGATAAACACATACGTTCACTTGTTCATCAACAGACAAGCCACAATGCTCCACAGAGGCTTCAGATCGCTCCTGTACAGACTTCAGAGAGGTTGTTAGGAGAAATCTTCACAAAGACTTAAACTCACATCTCAGGACTTTGAGGGCAGCCATCCAGTTTCCACAGCAATGATCTTCACACCAGagcaggtggtgtgtgtgtgcgaggtCCTTCTGCAGAGCGGTTGCATGGATCGCCTCGCCGGCTTCCTCCgcactcttcctcctctgtccctctcctcctcctcctcctgctcctctccttgCCCTGGGGAGCAGGAGAGTGTGCTGAAGGCTAAAGCCGCAGTGGCCTTTCACCAGGGCCACTTCACTGAGCTCTACACGCTGCTGAAGGGCTTCCCCTTCTCCCCCCGCAGCCACCCgctcctgcagcagctctggCTCAGAGCCCACTACATGGAGGCCGAGAGGCAGAGGGGCCGACCCCTGGGAGCTGTGGGGAAGTATCGAGTGAGGAGGAAGTTTCCTCTTCCACACACCATCTGGGACGGAGAGGAGACCAGCTACTGCTTCAAGGTATAAACATATCTATATGTATAAGTATAAGTTTGCAACTGACAAAAGTTTGCTTTTACTAATTTATTGTGGTGTTGATAGAGATATCCTAATTCTTTGAATGACTTTGTGTTTTAGTATTGTTCAGGCctgactttatttattcaaaataccaACAGGAAAAATCCCGGAGGATACTCCGCGAGTGGTACAGCCACAATCCTTATCCCTCCACACGGGAGAAGCAGGCACTAGCGGGGGCCACAGGCCTCACAACCACGCAGGTCAGCAACTGGTTCAAGAACCGCAGGCAGAGGGACCGGACCACCAACGTTAACGGGTCAGTGAAGGGGGAGCAGTTTGCTCATGGGGGGATATGTCTCATTTTAATAGTTGAATTCTTTCCTGTCAAACAGCAAGTTAATTTCCAAAACAGAAAAGATGACTTTTCAACAGGATTAAACCATTTATACGTTGTAAAGCTCAACGGTCAAGCTATGCAATGACTgttttaataaactttaaagaattataaaatgtcaaacaccTTAGTGGTGAAttaatgatttttgtttttcttgtcattGTCATCTTTCAGCTTGAGactgtggaaataaaaataatgattttcttttttctttaatgcaaCATGAACATCTGACAAGCATTAACAACAGAACCAAACTAGAGCAATTTGAAATCATGTAAAAATCGGAttgaagttttcattttttactttgtgttgcACACGTTAATTGTCCTATTTTACAAAGTACAACATCACCCTCTTGTGGTACAATTAAGACGAAAGATTTAACAGTGTAGTGTATGACATGATCTGATGCAGTTTAATGATGCTCATCATCTCTTCATTCAGATTCCTAATATCAAGCTCTGGAGGAACCTCAGCAGAAGTCTATCCTTCCTCTGACAACGACTTTTCACCTCCAGGAAGTCCAAATCCGCTGGACCACTGCCCTCCACCCCTCTCTCATCCACCACGTCCTCCACTTCACATGTGTAGAGGCCTCAATTGAGTTtgccttttaaatgtttaatttgtaacTGCTATTACttgattgtttctttttgattaatataacattaaagACAGTTTTTACTCCTTCTTGAATGTAAAGTCAATTTTCTGgtttcagtaaaacaaatacTTTGCAAGTAATGTTTGTCACCAAAACATGACTTGGCAGACTTTGTTCTTTAACTTAGGGGAGATTAGTTGCATGTACTAATGTTTTCTAgtcacagtatttttttgtgttttttacatccAAAAAATGGCATCAAATTCTAACAGAAACTCAATATAACTTTATTGCAGACTTTTCTTTACACCTTTTGCTAggtgaaaaatgtaacaataaatgaaaatttgtttgattttcattcataatAGCATCATTGCACTGGCACAAAATGTGCAGTATAGCCATACAATAGAGCTAGAATTAATCACAGCAGGTTGTAAGGCCAAGAGGATACTTAGTCAAgggaaggaaaataataattcacaTGACCAATTGTTTACAGTAGAGAGACCTCAACTCATTACAAAGTCTGTCTTCAAGAAGACATAAGTGCATGTCAATCTTATCATTTGGGgaaattaatgttaatatattttgcTTCAATTTTCACATaaatgaagcaaaacaaaattaaataaaaaatagattgCCTTTGAATTCACAGACTCAACTATCCAAACTGTTCCTCCGATACCATGATACAAGAACTATTAACCTTTTAATTAAGACTCTTTCCATCCACATTGCGTGCCAAGACATGTGGACAGATGTCTCGAACTCATCCGTCACAAGACACCAAGGAGTCTGGTCCATCAAAGTCTTTGGTAAAGTTTTAGCTGGTGTCCTAGTACATTGATAACAAAACGGTTTAGTTAATTCCACCAAGCTCTCCATTGGTTCATTTGGGTCCAATTGATGATGGTCATTCAGGAATTATTTGTCTTCAGTGTGACAAATAGCACTAGCACTCCAGCACTGGGTAAAAAATGAGCACCTTCACCCCAAtatttgtccttgttttctgttcagAAGCCCAGATACTCTGCTAGAAACACAGCCATGATCTTGGTCAGGTTCACCACAGTGGGACGGTGCATGTTCTCCTCTGTGTCGTCCAGTGTGTGCCAGAACTGTGGGAAGGGAGTGGCGATGACGTGGAGCACAGGGACACCTATATAtgtggaggggggagggaggaaagggggaaGATAGTGATGATGACAGGCAGCATGTGTTATTTACTTACATCATGAAGTATATTTCATAAGATTGTCCGTGTatcacacacacctctgtgaAGGAAGGGGATGTGGTCGTCCTGCACAGGTCCGAGGTACACATCCTTCCTAAAATATGTCTGCTCTGAGGGGTGAGACGTCAACAGACCCTGTCGATGGAGTCTTTTCTCTGAGagcgggggtggggggtgaaGGCAGAGTTAGGGCACACGAACGGAGAGGGGATTTTTCaatattcatgaaaaagttacaGCCAGTGCTTACCTGCAGCGATCAGACGGTCAAACCAGCGCGCTGTGTTATCAAAGTGATTAGCAATCAGTGGATCAGGACCCCGAGCAGGTCTAGCAGCACAAAAAGGTCCTAGAGAGAAAGTGCAAAGTCATACATACAGCCCTAAATGTTGCTGAGATGTAAACAGTAACATAACAGGAGAGGTGACGTTAGAGATCCTAACTAGATTTGGGGCTGTTAAGATCCAATtcagacatacagtaccagttaaaagtttggacacaccttctcattcaatggtttttctttatttttatttttttctacattgtagattaatattgaagacatccaaactatgaaggacacatatggaattatgtggtaaacaaacaaatgctcaacaaaccagaatatgttttatattttagattcttcaaagtagttgaatgagaaggtgtgtccaaacttttgactggtactgtacactaaatgtatatatttagtaGGAGGGTCGGTCCACACAAAAATGACCGACCTGCTGTCTGTTGTTAAGTTTAAAATGGGATACCTTTGGGCAGTTAGTTCAGTCTGCTCATACATAATTTAGAGTGTATCTGGATCAGGATGTGAGGATGACCGTGAAGGATGCgtattttttgtttcctcacCACAGCCTGAAGCATGGTGGTGTGTGTGGCGCCCGCAGGGTGAGGCGTGTTGGCCATCCGCTCGGCCAGGTGACGGGAGCCGTACAGCGAGTCCGTGGCGGTCCACTCTTCAAATGACTCCTCCCCATCAAAAAACACCAGCTGAAGAGACACTGGGAGTTTCTAAGGGAAAAGAATGgaagaaagaaattaaaatgcaCTCTCTAGAAAGCATCATCTGAggcctgtttctctctctgcagtgatgtcgcagtttgttttcttacagTAACTACATTAATCACAGCCTCAGGAGGGATGCTGCTATTTACAGATGActgctgcaaagaaaacaaggagcTGGAGTCAGCGTTTTCTATCCAATACCGCAGCCACAGAGCCAGAGGGACAAAAAgagtagagagaaaaaaagaagagagaagctACTCTTGTCAGcatctcattttctctttttcatagGAAAGATCCCAGGAAATAAGAAGCTAATCTGTCAAAATGTGCAACATCTGTCTAAATCTCTTTAGTGTAACCGCTGCACATTGCCAGGACGTCAACACACATGTAACAAAACACGACTGAGCACAGACCTGCTGTTTGAATGATAGAAGCTGGGCATCCAGAGAGGTGACAAGCTCCAGGATCATAGCACACGGCACTGCAGAGTCACTGGCCCCCAGAAACACCTTCTCTGGGGCCCGGGGGTCCGGAGGCAGGGCCTTGGAGTCGTAGTGGCAGGCCAGGAGCAGCCTGCGTGGGGCCGAAGGATCCAGAGTGGCAACGATGTTGGTGAAGGTGACCTGTCCACGAGGGGTTGAGGACTGGAAGGAGTCCAAGTCTACAGCCCAGCCGGCAGACAGCGAAGACAGAGTGGAGGTGATGTGCTGAAGCAGAGCGGAGAGGTAAAGACGAGTAAGGAAAATGTGTAAAGGAGGAGGAAACTATAAATATGTCCACACCTGCTGCACTGCCAGGCTGCCTGGTGTCCCTGGGAGCCTCTCTATCAGCATGCGCCTCAGGTGGGTCTCCCACAGCCGGGTACCATCCACCTGAGAGGCCAGACGGCGGAGTTGAACCGGAGAGCACTTGCTGGGTTTGTGGGACAACTGGATGGACGGGAGATAAGATTAATGACTAATAAGCAAATGTGGGAAGattaaaaagcaagaaaaagttAGGCAGCTAAGTTTAACAACGAGAATGAACAGTAAAAATCTGAACTCTTTTCAGGTCGTTGTGGTACGGAGCAGGGTTTGTGTTCCAGGTAGTGACAAATGCATGGCAGCACCTTTATAGATGTCATCCAAATGTCATTTctctaaataaattaaataaataaatgtctctcCATCCTGGAGAAGAGACTTCTGTTGCCCTTCCTGAAGTTTCTTCCTATTATTTACCCaataaaaggttatttttcttgtgtgttgTTTTCCATATCCCAATTAATGGTAAAAAGACCTGTCAGGCAAATTTGGGATTTGcgattatataaataaaatatagtgaAAAGTAAGGAATAACAATACACAGATGAATGACATCAAACACAAGATACCACTGTTTAATGCAGCAATTTCATTAGCAATTCATCTGCAGCATACTTTCTCTATGCATTGTTTTGTGCAAAAACAATGATAGAAAATAACTAAAGTATACATCGCAATTTAGTGTTCAAAACAATGGCATCGGACTGCAGGAGGGGaaaggtttgtttgtgttcaccTAAATCTGAGTTCAACAAGCGCATTTTGAGATCACCagttgttttgaaatgtgtggTTCAATATGCAACTAACACTAGTGTGATGTTGAAACTTGCTCTTGTATCCACCAGtaagactttttaaatgaacaatatttgcatattcatagatTCTAGATTGTGCAATAAGGGAGAACAgggttttaagatgttttttatgaggatttttttcagacacagttaaaaaaaaaaagatagaggGGATCTTTAAAGACTCGTATCAAATGAGTACATATAAATAGCAAATCGTCAGAACTGGACCCAGAAAATATTgggcatttttgtttttaataaatgacttTTAAACGATTGAATACTGTTCTGTACATCGCTTAGTAATGAATTAATcgactacttttttttttctttaccagtAGACATGTGATCAGCTCCAGTTTTAAGATGCGGGGTGAACATAAACAAAGCTTTGACCCGACTAACACGTCTCATATCTGGTCTCTAGGAGATGTCACATCACAGAAATCCACTATTCTATTCCAATGACTGTGACCACTGAGTCCACACAACAGACAGGTAAAGTTGTGTTTATGTCGCCTGTCATTACTCTTACCCTGTCTTTGGTCAGATCTGCAGTCGGCATGCGGTTCACGCGCCCGTCGGCGGTGTCGTTGGACAGGTAGACTCCCAGCACCACCGCCAGCACGAGCACCCCGAGGAGGCACTCCCAGCACCACCGCCAGCACGAGCACCCCGAggaggcagagcagcagcaccCGGGCCCGGGGCATCCGCACCCAGTCACAGCCGGGGAGAGAGCCGCCGCAGACGCCGCCGTTGCTCTGCTGCAGAGGCTTGTACCTCCGACTGGACCGCGACATGACTCGGCGTCCTTAAACAGCTACGTGTCTAAACCGGTTCGTGCAGCATGCAGGAGGGAGGGTCACACGGGAAGGCGAGGCTGCTCGAGGGGGAGCGGGTTGTCCGTCAGCCCGGTGCTCGCATGTGTCTGTGGTCCTGATTCAATGCAACGACCCGTCCACTACATCTGACTGCGTGTCTGTTGTGGTCCCGGTCTTCAGTGAGGCTCCAGCACCACAGCTCTGTGAAGGCATTGTGGATGTAAGGCTAGTTTTGTTGGATGAATTATAATAACTTGCTAGTCTAGTTTATGTTGTTTATCCATCAGCATCTATTTACAGATGTGTTACACTCATATGCATCCACTCACAGCTACTAGTCTGTTGCAgtagttcatttaaaatgacaaatgtatCGTGGTCCCTTTACGGGACATCCTGGTGGTCTCTGGTCTAATGGCGTGACTTCTTTAAGGTTTATATTG contains the following coding sequences:
- the six9 gene encoding SIX homeobox 9 — translated: MIFTPEQVVCVCEVLLQSGCMDRLAGFLRTLPPLSLSSSSSCSSPCPGEQESVLKAKAAVAFHQGHFTELYTLLKGFPFSPRSHPLLQQLWLRAHYMEAERQRGRPLGAVGKYRVRRKFPLPHTIWDGEETSYCFKEKSRRILREWYSHNPYPSTREKQALAGATGLTTTQVSNWFKNRRQRDRTTNVNGFLISSSGGTSAEVYPSSDNDFSPPGSPNPLDHCPPPLSHPPRPPLHMCRGLN
- the qpctla gene encoding LOW QUALITY PROTEIN: glutaminyl-peptide cyclotransferase-like a (The sequence of the model RefSeq protein was modified relative to this genomic sequence to represent the inferred CDS: inserted 1 base in 1 codon), whose translation is MSRSSRRYKPLQQSNGGVCGGSLPGCDWVRMPRARVLLLCLLGVLVLAVVLGVYLSNDTADGRVNRMPTADLTKDRLSHKPSKCSPVQLRRLASQVDGTRLWETHLRRMLIERLPGTPGSLAVQQHITSTLSSLSAGWAVDLDSFQSSTPRGQVTFTNIVATLDPSAPRRLLLACHYDSKALPPDPRAPEKVFLGASDSAVPCAMILELVTSLDAQLLSFKQQKLPVSLQLVFFDGEESFEEWTATDSLYGSRHLAERMANTPHPAGATHTTMLQAVDLFVLLDLLGXPDPLIANHFDNTARWFDRLIAAEKRLHRQGLLTSHPSEQTYFRKDVYLGPVQDDHIPFLHRGVPVLHVIATPFPQFWHTLDDTEENMHRPTVVNLTKIMAVFLAEYLGF